One Deinococcus radiopugnans ATCC 19172 DNA segment encodes these proteins:
- a CDS encoding response regulator transcription factor — protein MRLLLVEDDPRIAEPTVDALREAGYAVTWAQTGPEGLEAALLGDFPLIVLDVMLPGLDGFEIARELRAGGVEAAILFLTARGDLGDRVQGLDLGGDAYLVKPFAVPELLATLRALSRRERGQTAPQVSFADGRGGLDTVARTVVWDGAEVAVTGREYSLLEALALTPERWFTREELLDRVWGPEFGGEARIVDVYVRYVRRKLAPEAITSERGRGYRVER, from the coding sequence ATGCGCTTACTGCTGGTGGAGGACGATCCGCGCATCGCCGAGCCGACGGTGGACGCGCTGCGCGAGGCGGGCTACGCCGTGACCTGGGCGCAGACTGGACCCGAGGGGCTGGAGGCCGCGCTGCTGGGCGACTTTCCTCTAATCGTGCTGGATGTGATGCTGCCCGGTCTGGACGGCTTTGAAATCGCGAGGGAACTGCGCGCTGGCGGCGTCGAAGCGGCCATCCTGTTCCTCACCGCGCGTGGCGATCTGGGCGACCGGGTGCAGGGGCTGGACCTGGGCGGCGACGCGTATCTGGTCAAGCCGTTCGCCGTGCCGGAGCTGCTGGCGACGCTGCGGGCGCTGTCACGCCGCGAGCGGGGGCAGACCGCGCCGCAGGTCTCGTTCGCGGACGGGCGCGGCGGGCTGGACACGGTGGCCCGCACGGTGGTCTGGGACGGCGCGGAGGTGGCGGTCACGGGCCGCGAATACTCGCTGCTGGAGGCCCTGGCGCTGACCCCCGAGCGCTGGTTCACCCGTGAAGAGCTGCTGGACCGCGTGTGGGGGCCGGAGTTTGGCGGCGAGGCCCGCATTGTGGACGTGTACGTGCGCTACGTGCGCCGCAAGCTGGCCCCCGAGGCCATCACCAGTGAGCGCGGGCGTGGGTACCGGGTGGAGCGGTGA
- a CDS encoding YkvA family protein produces the protein MITRLKPIWRDALALLFAVWDARTPMTARLGAVLALAYALSPVDLIPDAIPVLGLGDDLLVVPAILAVAARSLPAPVLLSARARSAALQRRLPWLLPALGVSLILGMVLLVWALWRGLSG, from the coding sequence GTGATCACCCGCCTCAAACCCATCTGGCGCGACGCGCTGGCCCTGCTGTTCGCGGTGTGGGACGCCCGCACGCCCATGACGGCGCGGCTGGGGGCGGTGCTGGCGCTGGCCTATGCCCTGAGCCCGGTTGACCTGATTCCCGATGCGATTCCGGTGCTGGGCCTGGGCGACGACTTGCTGGTGGTTCCGGCCATTCTGGCGGTGGCGGCCCGTTCGTTGCCCGCTCCGGTGCTATTGAGTGCCCGCGCCCGCAGCGCCGCGCTGCAAAGGCGTTTGCCGTGGCTGTTGCCCGCGTTGGGGGTCAGTTTGATTCTGGGCATGGTCTTGCTGGTCTGGGCGCTGTGGCGGGGCCTGAGCGGGTAG
- the rplU gene encoding 50S ribosomal protein L21, with amino-acid sequence MFAIIQTGGKQYRVQEGDVIRVESLAGEAGDTLDLTPIFVGGENALFGDAVSNYVVNAEVVEHGRGPKIYIRKYKSGIQYRRRTGHRQDFTAIKITGIKG; translated from the coding sequence ATGTTTGCAATTATTCAGACCGGCGGCAAGCAGTACCGCGTGCAGGAAGGCGACGTGATCCGCGTGGAGAGCCTGGCAGGCGAGGCCGGCGACACGCTGGACCTGACCCCCATCTTCGTGGGCGGCGAGAACGCGCTGTTCGGCGACGCCGTGAGCAACTACGTGGTGAACGCCGAAGTGGTGGAACACGGCCGTGGCCCCAAGATCTACATCCGCAAGTACAAGAGCGGCATCCAGTACCGCCGCCGCACCGGCCACCGCCAGGATTTCACGGCGATTAAGATCACCGGGATCAAGGGTTAA
- the rpmA gene encoding 50S ribosomal protein L27: MAHKKGVGSSKNGRDSQPKYLGVKKFGGEVVKAGNILVRQRGTKFKAGPGVGMGRDHTLFALEHGRVVFTNRGNTGRFISIEAVNAAPTEIAAD; this comes from the coding sequence ATGGCACATAAGAAAGGCGTAGGTTCGTCCAAGAACGGACGCGACAGCCAGCCCAAGTACCTGGGCGTCAAGAAGTTCGGCGGCGAAGTCGTCAAGGCCGGCAACATCCTGGTCCGCCAGCGCGGCACCAAGTTCAAGGCGGGTCCCGGCGTGGGCATGGGCCGTGACCACACCCTGTTCGCGCTGGAGCACGGCCGCGTCGTGTTCACCAACCGGGGCAACACGGGCCGCTTCATCAGCATCGAAGCCGTGAACGCTGCCCCCACCGAAATCGCTGCCGACTGA
- a CDS encoding TrkH family potassium uptake protein: MSRPDPLPRRALSARLTPAQLLALVYAAGILIGTGLLHLPGVQRAGAQALTSIDLLFTATSAICITGLVVADTGEAFTRLGQVIIIILVQIGGLGILTFGTLFAFLTGRRLNFSERQGLVAQLNALSVGGVLPLLRAILTYTLVTELVGAVLLSFRFVPQYGLGEGLYQAVFHAVSAYNNGGFVVLAGGMAPYAQDPLVSLTLAVLVILGGLGFLVQLNYVSHLFSPRKNRLLVYSRLTVLTTAILLALGTLVILLVEWQNTKTLGALSTPGKFLAAFFQSVTPRSAGFSTVNIEAMNTATIFTMIGLMFIGANSGSTGGGIKTSTFAILVGSAWNMVRGRGELIVFQRRVLNENVVRAGSITTLYTLLVATAFFALLATNPKLGFTHLLFETVSAAATVGLSMNTTHLLNDPGLLILTALMYLGRIGPLTFAVAFSLRSTQKRNIKYPPERDILVG, translated from the coding sequence GTGAGCCGCCCCGATCCCCTGCCCCGCCGCGCCCTGAGCGCCCGGCTGACGCCCGCTCAACTGCTGGCGCTGGTGTACGCCGCAGGCATCCTGATCGGTACCGGACTGCTGCACCTGCCGGGGGTTCAGCGGGCCGGGGCGCAGGCGCTGACCAGCATCGACCTGCTGTTCACGGCCACCAGCGCCATCTGTATCACCGGTCTGGTGGTGGCCGACACCGGCGAGGCCTTTACGCGGCTGGGGCAGGTCATCATCATCATTCTGGTGCAGATCGGCGGGCTGGGCATCCTGACCTTCGGGACCCTGTTCGCCTTCCTGACGGGTCGGCGGTTGAACTTCAGCGAGCGGCAGGGGCTGGTGGCCCAGCTGAACGCGCTGAGCGTGGGCGGCGTGCTGCCGCTGCTGCGGGCCATCCTGACGTACACGCTGGTCACCGAACTGGTGGGGGCGGTGCTGCTGTCCTTTCGCTTCGTGCCGCAGTACGGGCTGGGCGAGGGACTGTACCAGGCGGTCTTTCACGCGGTCAGCGCGTACAACAATGGCGGCTTCGTGGTGCTGGCCGGCGGCATGGCCCCCTACGCACAGGACCCGCTGGTCAGCCTGACCCTGGCCGTTCTGGTGATTCTGGGCGGGCTGGGTTTCCTGGTGCAGCTCAACTACGTCTCGCACCTGTTCAGCCCGCGCAAGAACCGCCTGCTGGTCTACAGTCGCCTGACCGTGTTGACCACCGCCATTCTGCTGGCCCTGGGCACGCTGGTCATTCTCCTGGTGGAGTGGCAGAACACCAAGACGCTCGGGGCGCTGTCCACACCGGGCAAGTTCCTGGCCGCCTTCTTTCAGAGTGTGACACCGCGCTCGGCCGGATTCTCCACCGTCAACATCGAGGCCATGAACACCGCCACCATCTTCACCATGATCGGGCTGATGTTTATCGGGGCCAACAGCGGCTCCACCGGGGGCGGCATCAAGACCAGCACCTTTGCCATTCTGGTGGGCAGCGCATGGAACATGGTGCGTGGGCGCGGCGAGCTGATCGTCTTTCAGCGGCGGGTGCTGAACGAGAACGTGGTGCGGGCCGGAAGCATTACGACGTTGTACACGCTGCTGGTCGCCACCGCCTTTTTTGCCCTGCTGGCCACCAATCCCAAACTGGGATTCACGCACCTGCTGTTCGAGACGGTCAGCGCCGCCGCCACCGTGGGCCTGAGCATGAACACCACCCACCTGCTCAACGATCCGGGCCTGTTGATCCTGACCGCGCTGATGTACCTGGGCCGCATCGGGCCGCTGACCTTCGCGGTGGCCTTCAGCCTGCGCAGCACCCAGAAGCGCAACATCAAGTACCCGCCGGAGCGGGATATTCTGGTGGGGTGA
- a CDS encoding potassium channel family protein: MKTKQCLVIGLGRFGTAVATTLYEMGHEVVAVDHNEENVERVMNLVTHAAIVDASDERALRSIGVGDFDVVVVAIGTDVQANILATMNAKSLGAPYVVTKAVDEMARRVLERIGADLVIRPEHDMGVRLARQIATPNIVDTLDLGGDYAIVEIEANERLKGSLRDLNLTGRFGVQIIAVSRSGKIEVTPRAEDELRPHDKLVLIGTSHNIDELRRYLGE; this comes from the coding sequence ATGAAGACCAAACAATGCCTCGTGATCGGCCTGGGCCGTTTCGGCACCGCCGTTGCCACCACCCTCTACGAGATGGGCCATGAAGTTGTGGCGGTGGATCACAACGAGGAGAACGTGGAACGGGTGATGAACCTGGTGACGCACGCGGCCATCGTGGACGCCAGTGACGAGCGGGCGCTGCGCTCGATTGGCGTGGGCGACTTCGACGTGGTGGTGGTGGCCATCGGCACCGACGTGCAGGCCAATATCCTGGCCACCATGAACGCCAAGAGCCTGGGAGCGCCCTACGTGGTGACCAAGGCGGTGGACGAGATGGCCCGGCGCGTGCTGGAGCGTATCGGGGCCGATCTGGTGATCCGGCCCGAACACGACATGGGCGTGCGGCTGGCCCGCCAGATCGCCACACCCAACATCGTGGACACGCTGGATCTGGGCGGCGACTACGCCATCGTGGAAATCGAGGCCAACGAGCGCCTCAAAGGCAGCCTGCGCGATCTGAACCTGACCGGGCGCTTCGGCGTGCAGATCATCGCGGTCAGCCGCTCGGGCAAGATCGAGGTCACCCCTCGCGCCGAGGATGAGCTGCGCCCCCACGACAAACTGGTGTTGATCGGCACCAGCCACAACATCGACGAGTTGCGGCGGTATCTGGGAGAGTAA
- a CDS encoding SDR family NAD(P)-dependent oxidoreductase: MTSKTSSGRRVVVLTGASSGIGLATARELAGRGHALVLAARREDQLTALARELDPSGSRVIAVPTDVTDAASRRALIEAAHAQFGRIDVLINNAGVTVERGWWWDDSDPLRVIRVNLEAPIELVRLVLPQMRSRGSGHIVNIGSVAGRAATNGMYSASKFGIRGFSLGLRRELLGSGVDVSLVSPGFVKSEMTARARLPMPGPEVVARAVAGVLERPRREVTVPGIYRAVALLNGLLPGLADRLVRRVVIARRYGSQ, from the coding sequence ATGACTTCAAAAACATCGTCTGGCCGCCGTGTGGTGGTGCTGACCGGCGCGTCCAGCGGTATTGGGCTGGCGACGGCGCGTGAACTGGCAGGGCGCGGGCACGCGCTGGTGCTGGCCGCGCGCCGCGAGGATCAACTCACTGCCCTGGCCCGCGAACTCGATCCCAGCGGCTCGCGCGTGATCGCCGTGCCCACCGACGTGACCGACGCTGCCTCGCGCCGCGCCCTGATTGAGGCCGCCCACGCGCAGTTCGGGCGCATCGACGTGCTGATCAACAACGCCGGGGTCACGGTGGAGCGCGGCTGGTGGTGGGACGATTCCGATCCGCTGCGGGTGATTCGCGTCAACCTGGAAGCGCCCATCGAACTGGTGCGGCTGGTGCTGCCCCAGATGCGCTCGCGCGGCAGCGGCCACATCGTCAACATCGGCTCGGTGGCGGGGCGAGCGGCCACCAACGGCATGTACAGCGCCAGCAAATTCGGTATTCGCGGCTTCTCCCTGGGGTTGCGGCGCGAGCTGCTGGGCAGCGGCGTGGACGTCAGCCTCGTTTCTCCCGGCTTCGTGAAGAGCGAGATGACGGCCCGCGCCCGCCTGCCCATGCCGGGGCCGGAAGTGGTAGCCCGCGCCGTGGCCGGGGTGCTGGAACGCCCGCGCCGGGAAGTGACCGTGCCGGGCATCTACCGCGCGGTGGCGCTGCTGAACGGGCTGTTGCCTGGGCTGGCCGACCGCCTCGTGCGCCGGGTGGTAATCGCGCGGCGCTACGGAAGCCAGTGA
- a CDS encoding S8 family serine peptidase, whose protein sequence is MSASTLPLLCAALLSVGGQAATLGTIPALPPGQTAPVPQPPRPQSPATQPPPEIAPSAPTRPQPAPPLVPLPVTPPAPPAAYQPGDPLYPRQWDMTTIGMPQAWTLLPETVRKVSTSKTPSITVAVLDTGFVNSPELAGRVVNGYDFVRDPARAGDGNGRDADASGVGQFAYHGEVVANIIAAAHDGRGMAGINPSARIVHVRVAGVDGLIDPQDLADGLRWAAGIAVPGVSANPNPAKVLNLSLFADFIPLTGCDARIQNAVNAVTAAGALVVVGAANDGADAAGYSPAGCRNVLTVTSATQVGTRPAYANWGRSVALAAPGGETGHGIPVSSLSGPGGVRTPDGTSMAAPHVSGGASLLLSARPRLTPAQLRGLLTRTATPFPGGHCDPEPARSCGSGTLNAGAAVRAALASSLGK, encoded by the coding sequence CTGTCCGCCTCCACCCTGCCCCTGCTGTGCGCTGCCCTGCTGAGTGTGGGGGGGCAGGCCGCCACGCTGGGCACCATTCCCGCACTGCCGCCGGGGCAGACCGCCCCCGTGCCTCAACCCCCCAGGCCTCAGTCGCCAGCGACACAGCCCCCACCCGAGATCGCGCCGTCCGCGCCCACCCGGCCCCAACCCGCGCCGCCCCTGGTGCCGCTGCCCGTCACGCCTCCCGCTCCGCCCGCCGCGTACCAGCCGGGCGATCCGCTGTACCCCCGCCAGTGGGACATGACCACCATCGGCATGCCGCAGGCCTGGACGCTGTTGCCCGAAACGGTGCGAAAGGTCAGCACCTCCAAGACGCCCTCTATCACCGTGGCCGTGCTGGACACCGGATTTGTCAACTCGCCGGAACTGGCCGGACGGGTGGTGAACGGCTACGACTTCGTGCGTGACCCCGCGCGGGCCGGGGACGGCAATGGGCGGGACGCAGACGCCAGCGGGGTGGGCCAGTTCGCCTACCACGGCGAGGTGGTCGCCAACATCATCGCCGCCGCCCACGACGGCCGGGGCATGGCCGGGATCAATCCCTCGGCGCGCATCGTCCACGTGCGGGTGGCGGGGGTGGACGGCCTGATCGATCCGCAGGATCTGGCTGATGGCCTGCGCTGGGCGGCGGGAATCGCGGTGCCAGGCGTCTCGGCCAATCCCAACCCGGCGAAAGTGCTGAACCTGAGCCTGTTCGCGGACTTCATCCCGCTGACTGGCTGCGACGCCCGCATTCAGAACGCGGTCAATGCCGTGACCGCTGCTGGCGCGCTGGTGGTGGTGGGGGCCGCCAACGACGGCGCGGACGCGGCTGGTTACTCGCCCGCAGGGTGCCGGAACGTGCTGACCGTGACCAGCGCCACGCAGGTGGGCACGCGCCCCGCCTACGCCAACTGGGGGCGCAGCGTGGCCCTGGCCGCGCCGGGGGGCGAGACCGGCCACGGCATTCCGGTCAGCAGCCTGAGCGGGCCGGGGGGCGTGCGGACGCCGGACGGCACCAGCATGGCCGCCCCACACGTCAGCGGCGGCGCCAGCCTGCTCCTGAGCGCCCGCCCCCGCCTGACGCCCGCGCAACTGCGGGGCCTGCTGACCCGCACCGCCACCCCGTTTCCCGGCGGGCACTGCGATCCCGAGCCGGCCCGCAGCTGCGGCAGCGGCACCCTGAATGCCGGGGCCGCCGTGCGCGCGGCGCTGGCCTCCAGCCTGGGAAAATGA
- a CDS encoding deoxynucleoside kinase yields the protein MYLAVSGNIGSGKSTLTRMLSERYGLRPVYEPYADNPYLEDFYRDMRRYSFHSQVYFLSRRLEQHLNLVTGARYVIQDRTVFEDANIFARNLFESGQMEARDWATYGGLYEGILPALRVPDLLIHIDAGLPTLRRRIALRGRSYEQDIPDAYLAGLNRLYDAWIADFDACPVLRVPGDELDFVADPHAFERVCARVGAHGFGLPLPR from the coding sequence ATGTACCTCGCGGTCTCGGGCAACATCGGCAGCGGGAAAAGCACGCTGACGCGCATGCTCTCGGAGCGCTACGGGTTGCGCCCAGTGTACGAGCCCTATGCCGACAACCCGTACCTAGAAGACTTTTACCGCGACATGCGGCGCTATTCCTTCCACTCGCAGGTCTACTTCCTGTCGCGCCGGCTGGAGCAGCACCTGAATCTGGTGACGGGGGCGCGGTACGTCATTCAGGATCGCACCGTCTTCGAGGACGCCAACATCTTCGCCCGCAACCTGTTCGAAAGCGGCCAGATGGAGGCGCGCGACTGGGCCACCTACGGCGGGCTGTACGAGGGCATTCTGCCGGCCCTGCGCGTGCCGGACCTGCTGATTCACATCGACGCGGGGCTGCCCACCCTGCGCCGCCGCATCGCCCTGCGGGGCCGCAGCTACGAGCAGGACATTCCCGACGCGTATCTGGCGGGCCTGAACCGCCTGTACGACGCCTGGATCGCGGACTTCGACGCCTGCCCGGTGCTGCGCGTGCCTGGGGACGAGCTGGATTTCGTGGCCGATCCACACGCCTTCGAGCGTGTCTGCGCCCGTGTGGGCGCGCACGGCTTCGGCCTGCCGCTGCCGCGCTGA
- a CDS encoding deoxynucleoside kinase encodes MYLVIEGPIGVGKTSLARRLSARYGAELNLEVVEENPFLARFYEQPEAYAFQVQVFFLLSRFKQLSALAQPGLFSGNVVSDYLFAKDFIFAAMNLKDAEFALYEDLYSHLSPRLPTPDLVVYLRADTDELLRRIARRGRPFEQDMQAAYLAELTARYDEYFRTYAGPLLTVQAGDIDFVGNPEHEELILARVHEALTAGQAAD; translated from the coding sequence ATGTATCTGGTGATTGAAGGCCCCATCGGGGTGGGAAAAACGAGCCTGGCCCGGCGGCTCTCGGCGCGCTACGGCGCGGAACTGAACCTGGAGGTGGTGGAGGAAAATCCCTTCCTGGCCCGGTTCTACGAGCAGCCGGAGGCCTACGCCTTCCAGGTGCAGGTGTTCTTCCTGCTGTCGCGCTTCAAGCAGCTCTCGGCGCTGGCCCAGCCGGGGCTGTTCAGCGGCAACGTGGTCAGCGACTACCTGTTCGCCAAGGACTTCATCTTCGCCGCCATGAACCTCAAGGACGCTGAATTCGCGCTGTACGAGGATCTGTACTCGCACCTGTCGCCGCGCCTGCCCACCCCCGATCTGGTGGTGTACCTGCGCGCCGACACCGACGAGCTGCTGCGCCGCATCGCCCGCCGGGGCCGGCCCTTCGAGCAGGACATGCAGGCCGCCTACCTGGCCGAGCTGACCGCCCGCTACGACGAGTATTTCCGCACCTACGCCGGGCCGCTGCTGACCGTGCAGGCTGGGGACATCGACTTTGTGGGCAACCCAGAACACGAGGAACTGATCCTGGCCCGTGTCCACGAGGCGCTGACGGCGGGGCAGGCGGCGGACTGA
- a CDS encoding SPFH domain-containing protein: MSELKKASLERAPEVVGPEGGISTRSGVASVERPAFGLPGVPIFLLWLALVALAVWLLVAGRFLLSVVLGALLFFAVIGFFIVQPNQAKVLTLFGRYVGTERRNGMYWTNPLTVRKNVSLRIRNFNSERLKVNDLSGNPIEIAAVIVWRVVDSARATFDVEDYAEFVAIQSETALRHLASQYPYDNYEESGMSLRGNADEVAEALGRELAARLGHAGVEVLEARLSHLAYSPEIAGAMLQRQQASAIIAARQQIVQGAVGMVQMALRELADQNIVELDEERKAQMVSNLLVVLTSERGTQPIVNAGSLY, from the coding sequence ATGAGTGAACTGAAAAAAGCGTCCCTGGAAAGAGCGCCGGAAGTGGTCGGCCCCGAAGGTGGAATCTCCACCCGCAGCGGCGTGGCGAGCGTGGAGCGTCCCGCCTTTGGCCTGCCCGGTGTGCCGATCTTCCTGCTATGGCTGGCGCTGGTGGCCTTGGCGGTGTGGCTACTGGTGGCCGGTCGATTCCTGCTGAGCGTGGTGCTGGGCGCACTGCTGTTCTTCGCCGTGATCGGGTTTTTCATCGTGCAGCCCAATCAGGCCAAGGTGCTGACCCTGTTCGGGCGTTACGTGGGCACCGAGCGGCGCAATGGCATGTACTGGACGAACCCTCTGACGGTACGCAAGAACGTGTCGCTGCGCATTCGCAACTTCAACTCCGAGCGGCTGAAGGTCAACGACCTGTCGGGCAATCCCATCGAGATCGCCGCCGTGATCGTGTGGCGCGTGGTGGATTCGGCGCGGGCCACCTTCGACGTCGAGGACTACGCCGAGTTCGTCGCCATCCAGTCCGAGACGGCGCTGCGCCACCTGGCCTCGCAGTACCCCTACGACAACTACGAGGAAAGCGGCATGAGCCTGCGCGGCAACGCCGACGAGGTGGCCGAGGCGCTGGGCCGCGAACTGGCCGCCCGCTTAGGCCACGCCGGGGTGGAAGTGCTGGAAGCCCGGCTGTCGCACCTGGCCTACTCGCCGGAAATCGCCGGGGCGATGCTGCAGCGCCAGCAGGCCAGCGCGATCATCGCCGCCCGGCAGCAGATCGTGCAGGGCGCGGTGGGCATGGTGCAGATGGCCCTGCGCGAACTGGCTGATCAGAACATCGTGGAGCTGGACGAGGAACGCAAGGCCCAGATGGTCAGCAACCTGCTGGTGGTGTTGACCAGCGAGCGCGGCACCCAGCCCATCGTGAACGCCGGGAGCCTGTACTAG
- a CDS encoding S1C family serine protease: MNAARVVGAALLLTAAVAGAYVTGRVSAQRALVTPDEINTVEVTQNALQAVVRIDNRLQRDQLQPGDDPVETGTGFFYKKDLIVTNYHVIEFQDSLSVTLYNGRKVSAKIEGVDPGIDIAILRVTGVTAPKTLSFGSSARLIPGQKLTAMGTPLKIPNFVSTGIFSVMATADNVPRNDPLGTEIGEYLMTTASIQQGNSGGPLLDSRGLVVGVADANAAPNNLIPGVIGIAIPGDLVKQSLDDLEKIGVPQRGTLGATLIDLSTLPPALRQLAGLSSSEGALVMDVPAGSAAARAGLRGSLRNSSDQLLAPLGDIIVAVDGVRVQNSFDVTRLVAAKRPGQTVNLRVWRNKKSVDVKVTLLKRTLQQTGR, translated from the coding sequence GTGAACGCTGCCCGCGTTGTGGGTGCGGCGCTGCTGCTGACGGCGGCCGTGGCGGGCGCGTATGTCACGGGCCGGGTCAGCGCCCAGCGCGCCCTGGTCACGCCGGACGAGATCAACACCGTCGAGGTCACGCAGAACGCGCTGCAGGCGGTGGTGCGGATCGACAACCGCCTGCAGCGCGATCAGCTCCAGCCCGGCGACGATCCGGTCGAGACCGGCACCGGCTTTTTCTACAAGAAAGACCTGATCGTGACCAACTACCACGTCATCGAGTTTCAGGACTCGCTGAGCGTCACGCTGTACAACGGGCGCAAGGTCTCGGCCAAGATCGAGGGCGTCGATCCGGGCATCGATATCGCCATTCTGCGCGTGACCGGCGTGACGGCTCCCAAGACGCTGAGCTTCGGCAGCAGCGCCCGCCTGATTCCGGGGCAGAAGCTGACCGCGATGGGCACGCCCCTCAAGATTCCCAACTTTGTCAGCACCGGGATCTTCAGCGTGATGGCGACGGCGGACAACGTGCCGCGCAACGACCCGCTGGGAACGGAAATCGGCGAGTACCTGATGACCACCGCCAGCATCCAGCAGGGCAACAGCGGCGGCCCGCTGCTGGATTCGCGCGGCTTGGTGGTGGGGGTGGCCGACGCCAACGCGGCCCCTAACAACCTGATCCCCGGCGTGATCGGCATCGCCATTCCCGGCGATCTGGTCAAGCAGAGCCTGGACGATCTGGAGAAGATCGGGGTTCCGCAGCGCGGCACGCTGGGCGCCACCCTGATCGATCTGTCCACCCTGCCGCCGGCCCTGCGTCAGCTCGCGGGCCTGTCGAGTTCCGAGGGCGCGCTGGTCATGGACGTGCCGGCGGGCAGCGCCGCCGCCCGTGCGGGGTTGCGCGGCAGCCTGCGCAACAGCAGCGATCAGTTGCTGGCCCCGCTGGGCGACATCATCGTGGCGGTGGACGGCGTGCGCGTGCAGAACTCCTTTGACGTGACCCGGCTGGTGGCCGCCAAACGTCCCGGTCAGACCGTGAATCTGCGCGTGTGGCGCAACAAGAAGAGCGTGGACGTGAAGGTCACGCTGCTCAAGCGGACGTTGCAACAGACTGGACGCTAG
- a CDS encoding FmdB family zinc ribbon protein, with translation MPTYLYKNTDTGEIYELRQSMRDDAYTAHPETGVPIKRVLARPSIAFKGSGFYANDSRPREKSEGGGSSESKPAPKTESKSGASSKGGGEG, from the coding sequence ATGCCCACCTACCTGTACAAGAACACCGACACCGGAGAAATCTACGAGTTGCGCCAGAGCATGCGCGACGACGCCTACACCGCCCATCCCGAAACCGGCGTGCCGATCAAGCGCGTGCTGGCGCGGCCCAGCATCGCCTTTAAGGGCAGCGGCTTTTACGCCAACGACTCGCGCCCCCGCGAAAAGTCCGAGGGCGGCGGCAGCAGCGAGAGCAAGCCCGCACCCAAAACCGAGAGCAAGAGCGGGGCCAGCAGCAAGGGCGGCGGCGAGGGGTGA